The Hyphomonadaceae bacterium ML37 genome includes a region encoding these proteins:
- a CDS encoding type II toxin-antitoxin system RelE/ParE family toxin, which yields MTLQIVIAKAAAKELRQLDRSTQARMIQALERLQRDPRPRGAKKLKGEDGLLRLRVGDFRVIYHVYEERVIIVLLIKNRKHAYDTHTLQSLEARLDRTVADNVVSLKRPPGRRPSGSE from the coding sequence ATGACGCTCCAGATCGTCATCGCCAAGGCCGCCGCCAAAGAGCTCAGACAGCTCGATCGCTCCACGCAGGCGCGCATGATTCAGGCCCTGGAACGCCTTCAGAGGGATCCCCGCCCACGTGGCGCGAAGAAGCTCAAGGGCGAAGACGGCCTGCTTCGGCTGCGCGTCGGCGATTTCCGTGTGATCTATCACGTGTATGAGGAGCGGGTGATCATTGTGCTCCTGATCAAGAATCGCAAGCACGCCTACGACACCCACACCCTGCAATCGCTCGAGGCCAGACTTGACCGCACAGTGGCGGACAATGTCGTGTCGTTGAAACGTCCTCCAGGCCGGCGCCCGTCCGGCTCAGAATAG
- a CDS encoding type II toxin-antitoxin system prevent-host-death family antitoxin, with translation MTRNAVIPEEGRPVYSATEARREFANLMDEAVHNGPVFVRRRNQEAVLLSRASYDHLVAVELAKDIEDAKSALDDYKQNGGVTLEDLKAELGFE, from the coding sequence ATGACCCGCAACGCCGTCATCCCTGAAGAGGGCCGCCCCGTTTACAGCGCCACCGAAGCGCGGCGCGAGTTCGCCAATCTGATGGACGAGGCCGTCCATAACGGCCCGGTCTTCGTCCGCCGGCGCAATCAGGAAGCCGTGCTGCTGTCGCGCGCGTCCTATGACCATCTGGTTGCGGTGGAGTTGGCCAAGGATATCGAAGACGCCAAGTCGGCGCTGGACGACTACAAGCAAAATGGCGGCGTCACGCTTGAAGACCTCAAGGCTGAACTCGGGTTTGAGTAG